In one Gracilinanus agilis isolate LMUSP501 chromosome 6, AgileGrace, whole genome shotgun sequence genomic region, the following are encoded:
- the GANAB gene encoding neutral alpha-glucosidase AB isoform X4 yields the protein MTRIRIDELKPLRPRYRVPDVLVADPPTARLSVSGRDENSVELTVAEGPYKIILTGRPFRLDLLEDRSLVLSVNARGLMVFEHQRLPRNSEEQKEPAEGNGSPNEEAAGKADQPEENREKDEKDEPGAWEEMFKTHSDSKPFGPTSVGLDFSLPGMEHVYGIPEHADDLRLKATEGGEPYRLYNLDVFQYELYNPMALYGSVPVLLAHSIHRDLGIFWLNAAETWVDISSNTAGKTLFGKMLDYLQGGGETPQTDVRWMSESGIIDVFLLLGPTISDVFHQYASLTGTQALPPLFSLGYHQSRWNYRDEADVFDVDQGFDNHDIPCDVIWLDIEHADGKRYFTWDSSRFPQPLAMLEHLAGKRRKLVTIVDPHIKVDSEYRVHEELRSQGLYVKTRDGSDYEGWCWPGSAGYPDFTNIKMRAWWANMFSFDKYEGSASNLFIWNDMNEPSVFNGPEVTMLKDARHDGGWEHRDIHNIYGFYVHMATAEGLIQRSGGMERPFVLARAFFAGSQRFGAVWTGDNAAEWGHLKISIPMCLSMGLVGLSFCGADIGGFFKNPEPELLMRWYQMGAYQPFFRAHAHMDTGRREPWLLAPEYLGPIRDALRQRYALLPFWYTLFYRAHLDGHPVMRPMWVQYPKDVATFSLDDQFMLGDSLLVHPVAEPGARGVQVYLPGEGEVWYDIQSYQKHHGPQTLYLPVTFSSIPVFQRGGTIIPRWERVRRSSDCMKDDPITLYVALSPQGTAEGELYLDDGHTFNYETQNEFLFRKFIFSGNTLTSSSADPRGHFETPIWIERVVILGAGKPASVLLETEGLPETILTFHHNAETSVLTLRKPEVHVSTDWSIHLR from the exons ATGACACGGATTCGAATTGATGAATTGAAGCCACTCCGGCCACGTTACCGAGTACCCGATGTCTTGGTGGCAGACCCCCCAACTGCTCG GCTGTCTGTGTCTGGCCGCGATGAGAACAGCGTGGAGCTAACTGTGGCAGAGGGGCCCTACAAAATCATCCTGACAGGACGGCCTTTCCGCCTCGACTTGCTGGAGGATCGAAGCCTCGTGCTCAGTGTCAATGCCCGGGGACTCATGGTCTTTGAGCACCAGAGGCTCCCAAGGAATTC GGAGGAACAAAAGGAACCAGCTGAGGGGAATGGAAGCCCAAATGAGGAGGCTGCTGGGAAAGCAGACCAG CCAGAGGAGAACAGAGAAAAGGATGAGAAGGATGAGCCAGGGGCCTGGGAAGAAATGTTCAAAACTCACTCAGACAGCAAGCCTTTCg GTCCCACATCTGTTGGTCTGGATTTCTCTTTGCCGGGAATGGAGCATGTGTATGGGATCCCCGAGCATGCTGACGACCTGAGACTGAAGGCTACTGA GGGCGGGGAGCCATACCGACTATACAATCTCGACGTGTTCCAGTACGAGCTATACAACCCCATGGCCTTGTATGGCTCGGTACCTGTGCTCTTGGCACACAGTATCCACCGAGACCTTGGCATCTTCTGGCTCAATGCAGCTGAGACGTGGGTGGACATATCCTCAAATACAGCAGGAAAG ACACTGTTTGGAAAGATGCTGGATTACCTGCAAGGTGGGGGGGAGACACCACAGACAGATGTGCGATGGATGTCGGAGAGTGGGATTATCGATGTGTTCCTGCTCCTCGGGCCCACAATCTCAGATGTCTTTCATCAGTATGCAAGCCTTACAG GGACCCAGGCCCTTCCTCCACTCTTCTCTCTGGGCTACCACCAGAGCCGCTGGAATTACCGAGATGAAGCCGATGTGTTTGATGTTGACCAGGGCTTCGATAACCACGACATCCCCTGTGATGTCATCTGGCTGGACATTGAACATGCTGATGGCAAACGCTACTTCACCTGGGATTCAAGCCGTTTTCCCCAGCCCCTTGCCATGCTGGAACATCTGGCTGGCAAAAGACGTAAG CTGGTGACCATTGTGGACCCCCACATCAAGGTGGACTCAGAATACCGTGTACATGAAGAATTACGATCTCAGGGACTTTATGTCAAGACTCGTGATGGATCTGACTACGAGGGATGGTGCTGGCCAG GCTCCGCTGGTTATCCTGACTTCACAAACATCAAGATGAGAGCTTGGTGGGCAAATATGTTCAGCTTTGACAAGTATGAG GGTTCTGCTTCAAACCTCTTCATTTGGAATGACATGAATGAACCATCAGTGTTCAATGGCCCTGAGGTCACCATGCTCAAGGATGCCCGGCACGATGGAGGCTGGGAGCACCGGGACATTCACAACATTTACGGTTTCTACGTG CACATGGCTACTGCAGAGGGGCTCATCCAGCGCTCTGGAGGGATGGAACGCCCTTTTGTGCTCGCCAGGGCCTTCTTTGCTGGCTCTCAGCGCTTTG GAGCTGTCTGGACTGGGGACAATGCTGCAGAATGGGGCCACCTAAAGATCAGTATTCCCATGTGCCTCAGCATGGGGCTGGTGGGGCTGTCGTTCTGTGGGG CGGATATAGGTGGCTTCTTCAAAAACCCTGAGCCAGAGCTGCTGATGCGCTGGTACCAGATGGGTGCCTACCAGCCATTCTTTAGGGCACATGCACATATGGACACAGGCCGGCGAGAGCCCTGGCTGCTGGCCCCCGAGTACCTTGGGCCAATCCGAGATGCCTTACGCCAGCGCTATGCCTTGCTACCCTTTTGGTATACCCTGTTTTATCGGGCTCACCTTGACGGGCATCCTGTCATGAG GCCCATGTGGGTACAGTATCCAAAGGACGTGGCTACCTTTAGCCTGGATGATCAGTTTATGCTCG GAGACTCTCTGTTGGTTCACCCTGTGGCAGAGCCTGGGGCCCGAGGAGTCCAAGTGTACTTGCCTGGTGAAGGGGAG GTGTGGTATGACATTCAGAGCTACCAGAAGCATCATGGCCCTCAGACCTTGTACCTCCCTGTCACCTTTAGCAGC aTCCCTGTGTTCCAGCGTGGAGGGACCATCATCCCTCGCTGGGAGCGTGTGAGGCGTTCCTCAGACTGTATGAAGGATGACCCCATCACCCTTTATGTTGCACTCAGCCCCCAG GGCACTGCCGAAGGAGAGCTCTATTTAGATGATGGGCACACTTTCAACTATGAAACCCAGAATGAGTTCTTATTCCGGAAGTTCATCTTCTCTGGAAACACTCTCACCTCCAG CTCAGCTGACCCTAGAGGCCACTTTGAGACTCCGATCTGGATTGAACGGGTGGTGATCCTGGGGGCAGGAAAACCTGCTTCTGTGCTGCTTGAGACTGAGG GCTTACCTGAAACCATCCTGACCTTCCACCACAACGCAGAGACTTCCGTGCTCACTCTGCGCAAGCCTGAAGTCCATGTATCCACTGACTGGAGCATCCATTTGCGATAG
- the GANAB gene encoding neutral alpha-glucosidase AB isoform X2, which translates to MAAAAVRRRRLSVSGRDENSVELTVAEGPYKIILTGRPFRLDLLEDRSLVLSVNARGLMVFEHQRLPRNSFSEKVSLTFGSIWDKIKNLFSREEQKEPAEGNGSPNEEAAGKADQPEENREKDEKDEPGAWEEMFKTHSDSKPFGPTSVGLDFSLPGMEHVYGIPEHADDLRLKATEGGEPYRLYNLDVFQYELYNPMALYGSVPVLLAHSIHRDLGIFWLNAAETWVDISSNTAGKTLFGKMLDYLQGGGETPQTDVRWMSESGIIDVFLLLGPTISDVFHQYASLTGTQALPPLFSLGYHQSRWNYRDEADVFDVDQGFDNHDIPCDVIWLDIEHADGKRYFTWDSSRFPQPLAMLEHLAGKRRKLVTIVDPHIKVDSEYRVHEELRSQGLYVKTRDGSDYEGWCWPGSAGYPDFTNIKMRAWWANMFSFDKYEGSASNLFIWNDMNEPSVFNGPEVTMLKDARHDGGWEHRDIHNIYGFYVHMATAEGLIQRSGGMERPFVLARAFFAGSQRFGAVWTGDNAAEWGHLKISIPMCLSMGLVGLSFCGADIGGFFKNPEPELLMRWYQMGAYQPFFRAHAHMDTGRREPWLLAPEYLGPIRDALRQRYALLPFWYTLFYRAHLDGHPVMRPMWVQYPKDVATFSLDDQFMLGDSLLVHPVAEPGARGVQVYLPGEGEVWYDIQSYQKHHGPQTLYLPVTFSSIPVFQRGGTIIPRWERVRRSSDCMKDDPITLYVALSPQGTAEGELYLDDGHTFNYETQNEFLFRKFIFSGNTLTSSSADPRGHFETPIWIERVVILGAGKPASVLLETEGLPETILTFHHNAETSVLTLRKPEVHVSTDWSIHLR; encoded by the exons GCTGTCTGTGTCTGGCCGCGATGAGAACAGCGTGGAGCTAACTGTGGCAGAGGGGCCCTACAAAATCATCCTGACAGGACGGCCTTTCCGCCTCGACTTGCTGGAGGATCGAAGCCTCGTGCTCAGTGTCAATGCCCGGGGACTCATGGTCTTTGAGCACCAGAGGCTCCCAAGGAATTC TTTCTCGGAAAAAGTTAGTCTCACGTTCGGTAGCATATGGGATAAGATCAAGAACCTTTTCTCTAG GGAGGAACAAAAGGAACCAGCTGAGGGGAATGGAAGCCCAAATGAGGAGGCTGCTGGGAAAGCAGACCAG CCAGAGGAGAACAGAGAAAAGGATGAGAAGGATGAGCCAGGGGCCTGGGAAGAAATGTTCAAAACTCACTCAGACAGCAAGCCTTTCg GTCCCACATCTGTTGGTCTGGATTTCTCTTTGCCGGGAATGGAGCATGTGTATGGGATCCCCGAGCATGCTGACGACCTGAGACTGAAGGCTACTGA GGGCGGGGAGCCATACCGACTATACAATCTCGACGTGTTCCAGTACGAGCTATACAACCCCATGGCCTTGTATGGCTCGGTACCTGTGCTCTTGGCACACAGTATCCACCGAGACCTTGGCATCTTCTGGCTCAATGCAGCTGAGACGTGGGTGGACATATCCTCAAATACAGCAGGAAAG ACACTGTTTGGAAAGATGCTGGATTACCTGCAAGGTGGGGGGGAGACACCACAGACAGATGTGCGATGGATGTCGGAGAGTGGGATTATCGATGTGTTCCTGCTCCTCGGGCCCACAATCTCAGATGTCTTTCATCAGTATGCAAGCCTTACAG GGACCCAGGCCCTTCCTCCACTCTTCTCTCTGGGCTACCACCAGAGCCGCTGGAATTACCGAGATGAAGCCGATGTGTTTGATGTTGACCAGGGCTTCGATAACCACGACATCCCCTGTGATGTCATCTGGCTGGACATTGAACATGCTGATGGCAAACGCTACTTCACCTGGGATTCAAGCCGTTTTCCCCAGCCCCTTGCCATGCTGGAACATCTGGCTGGCAAAAGACGTAAG CTGGTGACCATTGTGGACCCCCACATCAAGGTGGACTCAGAATACCGTGTACATGAAGAATTACGATCTCAGGGACTTTATGTCAAGACTCGTGATGGATCTGACTACGAGGGATGGTGCTGGCCAG GCTCCGCTGGTTATCCTGACTTCACAAACATCAAGATGAGAGCTTGGTGGGCAAATATGTTCAGCTTTGACAAGTATGAG GGTTCTGCTTCAAACCTCTTCATTTGGAATGACATGAATGAACCATCAGTGTTCAATGGCCCTGAGGTCACCATGCTCAAGGATGCCCGGCACGATGGAGGCTGGGAGCACCGGGACATTCACAACATTTACGGTTTCTACGTG CACATGGCTACTGCAGAGGGGCTCATCCAGCGCTCTGGAGGGATGGAACGCCCTTTTGTGCTCGCCAGGGCCTTCTTTGCTGGCTCTCAGCGCTTTG GAGCTGTCTGGACTGGGGACAATGCTGCAGAATGGGGCCACCTAAAGATCAGTATTCCCATGTGCCTCAGCATGGGGCTGGTGGGGCTGTCGTTCTGTGGGG CGGATATAGGTGGCTTCTTCAAAAACCCTGAGCCAGAGCTGCTGATGCGCTGGTACCAGATGGGTGCCTACCAGCCATTCTTTAGGGCACATGCACATATGGACACAGGCCGGCGAGAGCCCTGGCTGCTGGCCCCCGAGTACCTTGGGCCAATCCGAGATGCCTTACGCCAGCGCTATGCCTTGCTACCCTTTTGGTATACCCTGTTTTATCGGGCTCACCTTGACGGGCATCCTGTCATGAG GCCCATGTGGGTACAGTATCCAAAGGACGTGGCTACCTTTAGCCTGGATGATCAGTTTATGCTCG GAGACTCTCTGTTGGTTCACCCTGTGGCAGAGCCTGGGGCCCGAGGAGTCCAAGTGTACTTGCCTGGTGAAGGGGAG GTGTGGTATGACATTCAGAGCTACCAGAAGCATCATGGCCCTCAGACCTTGTACCTCCCTGTCACCTTTAGCAGC aTCCCTGTGTTCCAGCGTGGAGGGACCATCATCCCTCGCTGGGAGCGTGTGAGGCGTTCCTCAGACTGTATGAAGGATGACCCCATCACCCTTTATGTTGCACTCAGCCCCCAG GGCACTGCCGAAGGAGAGCTCTATTTAGATGATGGGCACACTTTCAACTATGAAACCCAGAATGAGTTCTTATTCCGGAAGTTCATCTTCTCTGGAAACACTCTCACCTCCAG CTCAGCTGACCCTAGAGGCCACTTTGAGACTCCGATCTGGATTGAACGGGTGGTGATCCTGGGGGCAGGAAAACCTGCTTCTGTGCTGCTTGAGACTGAGG GCTTACCTGAAACCATCCTGACCTTCCACCACAACGCAGAGACTTCCGTGCTCACTCTGCGCAAGCCTGAAGTCCATGTATCCACTGACTGGAGCATCCATTTGCGATAG
- the GANAB gene encoding neutral alpha-glucosidase AB isoform X3: MAAAAVRRRRLSVSGRDENSVELTVAEGPYKIILTGRPFRLDLLEDRSLVLSVNARGLMVFEHQRLPRNSEEQKEPAEGNGSPNEEAAGKADQPEENREKDEKDEPGAWEEMFKTHSDSKPFGPTSVGLDFSLPGMEHVYGIPEHADDLRLKATEGGEPYRLYNLDVFQYELYNPMALYGSVPVLLAHSIHRDLGIFWLNAAETWVDISSNTAGKTLFGKMLDYLQGGGETPQTDVRWMSESGIIDVFLLLGPTISDVFHQYASLTGTQALPPLFSLGYHQSRWNYRDEADVFDVDQGFDNHDIPCDVIWLDIEHADGKRYFTWDSSRFPQPLAMLEHLAGKRRKLVTIVDPHIKVDSEYRVHEELRSQGLYVKTRDGSDYEGWCWPGSAGYPDFTNIKMRAWWANMFSFDKYEGSASNLFIWNDMNEPSVFNGPEVTMLKDARHDGGWEHRDIHNIYGFYVHMATAEGLIQRSGGMERPFVLARAFFAGSQRFGAVWTGDNAAEWGHLKISIPMCLSMGLVGLSFCGADIGGFFKNPEPELLMRWYQMGAYQPFFRAHAHMDTGRREPWLLAPEYLGPIRDALRQRYALLPFWYTLFYRAHLDGHPVMRPMWVQYPKDVATFSLDDQFMLGDSLLVHPVAEPGARGVQVYLPGEGEVWYDIQSYQKHHGPQTLYLPVTFSSIPVFQRGGTIIPRWERVRRSSDCMKDDPITLYVALSPQGTAEGELYLDDGHTFNYETQNEFLFRKFIFSGNTLTSSSADPRGHFETPIWIERVVILGAGKPASVLLETEGLPETILTFHHNAETSVLTLRKPEVHVSTDWSIHLR; the protein is encoded by the exons GCTGTCTGTGTCTGGCCGCGATGAGAACAGCGTGGAGCTAACTGTGGCAGAGGGGCCCTACAAAATCATCCTGACAGGACGGCCTTTCCGCCTCGACTTGCTGGAGGATCGAAGCCTCGTGCTCAGTGTCAATGCCCGGGGACTCATGGTCTTTGAGCACCAGAGGCTCCCAAGGAATTC GGAGGAACAAAAGGAACCAGCTGAGGGGAATGGAAGCCCAAATGAGGAGGCTGCTGGGAAAGCAGACCAG CCAGAGGAGAACAGAGAAAAGGATGAGAAGGATGAGCCAGGGGCCTGGGAAGAAATGTTCAAAACTCACTCAGACAGCAAGCCTTTCg GTCCCACATCTGTTGGTCTGGATTTCTCTTTGCCGGGAATGGAGCATGTGTATGGGATCCCCGAGCATGCTGACGACCTGAGACTGAAGGCTACTGA GGGCGGGGAGCCATACCGACTATACAATCTCGACGTGTTCCAGTACGAGCTATACAACCCCATGGCCTTGTATGGCTCGGTACCTGTGCTCTTGGCACACAGTATCCACCGAGACCTTGGCATCTTCTGGCTCAATGCAGCTGAGACGTGGGTGGACATATCCTCAAATACAGCAGGAAAG ACACTGTTTGGAAAGATGCTGGATTACCTGCAAGGTGGGGGGGAGACACCACAGACAGATGTGCGATGGATGTCGGAGAGTGGGATTATCGATGTGTTCCTGCTCCTCGGGCCCACAATCTCAGATGTCTTTCATCAGTATGCAAGCCTTACAG GGACCCAGGCCCTTCCTCCACTCTTCTCTCTGGGCTACCACCAGAGCCGCTGGAATTACCGAGATGAAGCCGATGTGTTTGATGTTGACCAGGGCTTCGATAACCACGACATCCCCTGTGATGTCATCTGGCTGGACATTGAACATGCTGATGGCAAACGCTACTTCACCTGGGATTCAAGCCGTTTTCCCCAGCCCCTTGCCATGCTGGAACATCTGGCTGGCAAAAGACGTAAG CTGGTGACCATTGTGGACCCCCACATCAAGGTGGACTCAGAATACCGTGTACATGAAGAATTACGATCTCAGGGACTTTATGTCAAGACTCGTGATGGATCTGACTACGAGGGATGGTGCTGGCCAG GCTCCGCTGGTTATCCTGACTTCACAAACATCAAGATGAGAGCTTGGTGGGCAAATATGTTCAGCTTTGACAAGTATGAG GGTTCTGCTTCAAACCTCTTCATTTGGAATGACATGAATGAACCATCAGTGTTCAATGGCCCTGAGGTCACCATGCTCAAGGATGCCCGGCACGATGGAGGCTGGGAGCACCGGGACATTCACAACATTTACGGTTTCTACGTG CACATGGCTACTGCAGAGGGGCTCATCCAGCGCTCTGGAGGGATGGAACGCCCTTTTGTGCTCGCCAGGGCCTTCTTTGCTGGCTCTCAGCGCTTTG GAGCTGTCTGGACTGGGGACAATGCTGCAGAATGGGGCCACCTAAAGATCAGTATTCCCATGTGCCTCAGCATGGGGCTGGTGGGGCTGTCGTTCTGTGGGG CGGATATAGGTGGCTTCTTCAAAAACCCTGAGCCAGAGCTGCTGATGCGCTGGTACCAGATGGGTGCCTACCAGCCATTCTTTAGGGCACATGCACATATGGACACAGGCCGGCGAGAGCCCTGGCTGCTGGCCCCCGAGTACCTTGGGCCAATCCGAGATGCCTTACGCCAGCGCTATGCCTTGCTACCCTTTTGGTATACCCTGTTTTATCGGGCTCACCTTGACGGGCATCCTGTCATGAG GCCCATGTGGGTACAGTATCCAAAGGACGTGGCTACCTTTAGCCTGGATGATCAGTTTATGCTCG GAGACTCTCTGTTGGTTCACCCTGTGGCAGAGCCTGGGGCCCGAGGAGTCCAAGTGTACTTGCCTGGTGAAGGGGAG GTGTGGTATGACATTCAGAGCTACCAGAAGCATCATGGCCCTCAGACCTTGTACCTCCCTGTCACCTTTAGCAGC aTCCCTGTGTTCCAGCGTGGAGGGACCATCATCCCTCGCTGGGAGCGTGTGAGGCGTTCCTCAGACTGTATGAAGGATGACCCCATCACCCTTTATGTTGCACTCAGCCCCCAG GGCACTGCCGAAGGAGAGCTCTATTTAGATGATGGGCACACTTTCAACTATGAAACCCAGAATGAGTTCTTATTCCGGAAGTTCATCTTCTCTGGAAACACTCTCACCTCCAG CTCAGCTGACCCTAGAGGCCACTTTGAGACTCCGATCTGGATTGAACGGGTGGTGATCCTGGGGGCAGGAAAACCTGCTTCTGTGCTGCTTGAGACTGAGG GCTTACCTGAAACCATCCTGACCTTCCACCACAACGCAGAGACTTCCGTGCTCACTCTGCGCAAGCCTGAAGTCCATGTATCCACTGACTGGAGCATCCATTTGCGATAG
- the GANAB gene encoding neutral alpha-glucosidase AB isoform X1 — translation MTRIRIDELKPLRPRYRVPDVLVADPPTARLSVSGRDENSVELTVAEGPYKIILTGRPFRLDLLEDRSLVLSVNARGLMVFEHQRLPRNSFSEKVSLTFGSIWDKIKNLFSREEQKEPAEGNGSPNEEAAGKADQPEENREKDEKDEPGAWEEMFKTHSDSKPFGPTSVGLDFSLPGMEHVYGIPEHADDLRLKATEGGEPYRLYNLDVFQYELYNPMALYGSVPVLLAHSIHRDLGIFWLNAAETWVDISSNTAGKTLFGKMLDYLQGGGETPQTDVRWMSESGIIDVFLLLGPTISDVFHQYASLTGTQALPPLFSLGYHQSRWNYRDEADVFDVDQGFDNHDIPCDVIWLDIEHADGKRYFTWDSSRFPQPLAMLEHLAGKRRKLVTIVDPHIKVDSEYRVHEELRSQGLYVKTRDGSDYEGWCWPGSAGYPDFTNIKMRAWWANMFSFDKYEGSASNLFIWNDMNEPSVFNGPEVTMLKDARHDGGWEHRDIHNIYGFYVHMATAEGLIQRSGGMERPFVLARAFFAGSQRFGAVWTGDNAAEWGHLKISIPMCLSMGLVGLSFCGADIGGFFKNPEPELLMRWYQMGAYQPFFRAHAHMDTGRREPWLLAPEYLGPIRDALRQRYALLPFWYTLFYRAHLDGHPVMRPMWVQYPKDVATFSLDDQFMLGDSLLVHPVAEPGARGVQVYLPGEGEVWYDIQSYQKHHGPQTLYLPVTFSSIPVFQRGGTIIPRWERVRRSSDCMKDDPITLYVALSPQGTAEGELYLDDGHTFNYETQNEFLFRKFIFSGNTLTSSSADPRGHFETPIWIERVVILGAGKPASVLLETEGLPETILTFHHNAETSVLTLRKPEVHVSTDWSIHLR, via the exons ATGACACGGATTCGAATTGATGAATTGAAGCCACTCCGGCCACGTTACCGAGTACCCGATGTCTTGGTGGCAGACCCCCCAACTGCTCG GCTGTCTGTGTCTGGCCGCGATGAGAACAGCGTGGAGCTAACTGTGGCAGAGGGGCCCTACAAAATCATCCTGACAGGACGGCCTTTCCGCCTCGACTTGCTGGAGGATCGAAGCCTCGTGCTCAGTGTCAATGCCCGGGGACTCATGGTCTTTGAGCACCAGAGGCTCCCAAGGAATTC TTTCTCGGAAAAAGTTAGTCTCACGTTCGGTAGCATATGGGATAAGATCAAGAACCTTTTCTCTAG GGAGGAACAAAAGGAACCAGCTGAGGGGAATGGAAGCCCAAATGAGGAGGCTGCTGGGAAAGCAGACCAG CCAGAGGAGAACAGAGAAAAGGATGAGAAGGATGAGCCAGGGGCCTGGGAAGAAATGTTCAAAACTCACTCAGACAGCAAGCCTTTCg GTCCCACATCTGTTGGTCTGGATTTCTCTTTGCCGGGAATGGAGCATGTGTATGGGATCCCCGAGCATGCTGACGACCTGAGACTGAAGGCTACTGA GGGCGGGGAGCCATACCGACTATACAATCTCGACGTGTTCCAGTACGAGCTATACAACCCCATGGCCTTGTATGGCTCGGTACCTGTGCTCTTGGCACACAGTATCCACCGAGACCTTGGCATCTTCTGGCTCAATGCAGCTGAGACGTGGGTGGACATATCCTCAAATACAGCAGGAAAG ACACTGTTTGGAAAGATGCTGGATTACCTGCAAGGTGGGGGGGAGACACCACAGACAGATGTGCGATGGATGTCGGAGAGTGGGATTATCGATGTGTTCCTGCTCCTCGGGCCCACAATCTCAGATGTCTTTCATCAGTATGCAAGCCTTACAG GGACCCAGGCCCTTCCTCCACTCTTCTCTCTGGGCTACCACCAGAGCCGCTGGAATTACCGAGATGAAGCCGATGTGTTTGATGTTGACCAGGGCTTCGATAACCACGACATCCCCTGTGATGTCATCTGGCTGGACATTGAACATGCTGATGGCAAACGCTACTTCACCTGGGATTCAAGCCGTTTTCCCCAGCCCCTTGCCATGCTGGAACATCTGGCTGGCAAAAGACGTAAG CTGGTGACCATTGTGGACCCCCACATCAAGGTGGACTCAGAATACCGTGTACATGAAGAATTACGATCTCAGGGACTTTATGTCAAGACTCGTGATGGATCTGACTACGAGGGATGGTGCTGGCCAG GCTCCGCTGGTTATCCTGACTTCACAAACATCAAGATGAGAGCTTGGTGGGCAAATATGTTCAGCTTTGACAAGTATGAG GGTTCTGCTTCAAACCTCTTCATTTGGAATGACATGAATGAACCATCAGTGTTCAATGGCCCTGAGGTCACCATGCTCAAGGATGCCCGGCACGATGGAGGCTGGGAGCACCGGGACATTCACAACATTTACGGTTTCTACGTG CACATGGCTACTGCAGAGGGGCTCATCCAGCGCTCTGGAGGGATGGAACGCCCTTTTGTGCTCGCCAGGGCCTTCTTTGCTGGCTCTCAGCGCTTTG GAGCTGTCTGGACTGGGGACAATGCTGCAGAATGGGGCCACCTAAAGATCAGTATTCCCATGTGCCTCAGCATGGGGCTGGTGGGGCTGTCGTTCTGTGGGG CGGATATAGGTGGCTTCTTCAAAAACCCTGAGCCAGAGCTGCTGATGCGCTGGTACCAGATGGGTGCCTACCAGCCATTCTTTAGGGCACATGCACATATGGACACAGGCCGGCGAGAGCCCTGGCTGCTGGCCCCCGAGTACCTTGGGCCAATCCGAGATGCCTTACGCCAGCGCTATGCCTTGCTACCCTTTTGGTATACCCTGTTTTATCGGGCTCACCTTGACGGGCATCCTGTCATGAG GCCCATGTGGGTACAGTATCCAAAGGACGTGGCTACCTTTAGCCTGGATGATCAGTTTATGCTCG GAGACTCTCTGTTGGTTCACCCTGTGGCAGAGCCTGGGGCCCGAGGAGTCCAAGTGTACTTGCCTGGTGAAGGGGAG GTGTGGTATGACATTCAGAGCTACCAGAAGCATCATGGCCCTCAGACCTTGTACCTCCCTGTCACCTTTAGCAGC aTCCCTGTGTTCCAGCGTGGAGGGACCATCATCCCTCGCTGGGAGCGTGTGAGGCGTTCCTCAGACTGTATGAAGGATGACCCCATCACCCTTTATGTTGCACTCAGCCCCCAG GGCACTGCCGAAGGAGAGCTCTATTTAGATGATGGGCACACTTTCAACTATGAAACCCAGAATGAGTTCTTATTCCGGAAGTTCATCTTCTCTGGAAACACTCTCACCTCCAG CTCAGCTGACCCTAGAGGCCACTTTGAGACTCCGATCTGGATTGAACGGGTGGTGATCCTGGGGGCAGGAAAACCTGCTTCTGTGCTGCTTGAGACTGAGG GCTTACCTGAAACCATCCTGACCTTCCACCACAACGCAGAGACTTCCGTGCTCACTCTGCGCAAGCCTGAAGTCCATGTATCCACTGACTGGAGCATCCATTTGCGATAG